The following coding sequences are from one Azospirillum humicireducens window:
- a CDS encoding exonuclease domain-containing protein: MSRLIDAVLARPSAVAKPAQTQPSTRRFVVIDCETTGLSPAGGDRMVSFAAIELAEAAPTGRCLSLIFNPGRKSNPHALKVHGLPDHLLRHQEPFHSVAGDIHAFLEGAVLVGHNVGFDIEFLRHEFRLCGRSWVPGQSVCTMQHARGQVAGRVSLDAVATLFGIDAGIRARFHGAFVDAEITSRLFQKMILGSAEMLAVPHLAPTNQIDPPPVVRNPATPIAHGIAGYAFAVTGELTGLSREAVMARILALGGHWHHSVRKDTDYLVVGHAPGATKLDTAAARRVKYGKPDTIDEAQFVTMVAASGAAKRG; encoded by the coding sequence ATGAGCCGTTTGATCGACGCAGTGCTTGCCCGTCCCTCGGCAGTGGCGAAGCCCGCGCAGACGCAGCCATCCACCCGCCGCTTCGTCGTCATCGACTGCGAGACCACCGGACTGTCGCCGGCCGGCGGCGACCGCATGGTCAGCTTCGCCGCCATCGAACTGGCGGAGGCGGCGCCGACCGGCCGCTGCCTCAGCCTCATCTTCAATCCGGGGCGCAAGTCGAACCCGCATGCGCTGAAGGTGCACGGGCTGCCGGATCACCTGCTGCGCCACCAGGAGCCCTTTCACAGCGTCGCCGGAGACATCCACGCCTTCCTGGAGGGTGCGGTGCTGGTCGGCCACAATGTCGGCTTCGACATCGAGTTCCTGCGGCACGAGTTCCGGCTCTGCGGCCGTTCCTGGGTGCCGGGCCAGTCGGTCTGCACCATGCAGCATGCCAGGGGGCAGGTGGCCGGGCGTGTGTCGCTCGATGCGGTGGCGACGCTGTTCGGCATCGATGCCGGCATCCGGGCGCGCTTCCACGGTGCCTTCGTCGATGCCGAGATCACCAGCCGCCTGTTCCAGAAAATGATCCTCGGCAGCGCCGAGATGCTCGCGGTTCCCCATCTGGCGCCGACCAACCAGATCGACCCGCCGCCGGTGGTTCGGAATCCCGCCACCCCGATCGCGCACGGCATCGCCGGCTATGCCTTCGCCGTCACCGGCGAGTTGACCGGCCTGTCGCGCGAGGCGGTGATGGCCCGCATCCTGGCGCTGGGCGGACATTGGCATCACAGCGTCCGCAAGGACACCGACTATCTCGTCGTCGGCCACGCCCCCGGCGCAACCAAGCTGGACACCGCCGCTGCCCGGCGCGTCAAATACGGCAAGCCCGACACCATCGACGAGGCGCAGTTCGTCACCATGGTCGCGGCCTCCGGCGCCGCGAAGCGCGGGTGA
- a CDS encoding IclR family transcriptional regulator — MTTKRKGIQSVEIGMGVLDAVVRLGRPSSLTEIAKASEMSVSQAHRYLASFVNTGFLRQDPATTLYDMHSGALRLGLAAMARLDVFEQAALIAQELVAETGRTLQLAVWADLGPTIVRWFPGSPPIYTTLTIGSRLPLTQSATGKVFLAFQNESFVSDVLQRELVRDRTDGPIDIDAIRRQVRRDLIAGVDGTTVPGLRAFAGPVFNLQGQLVMVVSVIASQTFKTDEDPAVRERLIAACREITHRLGGRWPEPA, encoded by the coding sequence ATGACGACGAAGCGCAAGGGCATCCAATCGGTGGAGATCGGCATGGGCGTGCTCGACGCCGTGGTCCGGCTGGGCCGGCCGAGCAGCCTGACCGAGATCGCCAAGGCCAGCGAGATGTCGGTCAGCCAGGCCCACCGCTATCTCGCCAGCTTCGTGAACACCGGCTTCCTGCGGCAGGACCCGGCGACCACGCTCTACGATATGCACAGCGGCGCCCTGCGGCTCGGGCTGGCGGCGATGGCGCGGCTCGACGTGTTCGAACAGGCCGCCCTGATCGCGCAGGAGCTGGTGGCGGAGACCGGCCGCACCCTGCAGCTTGCGGTGTGGGCCGATCTGGGGCCGACCATCGTGCGCTGGTTTCCCGGATCGCCGCCGATCTACACCACGCTGACCATCGGCTCGCGCCTGCCGCTGACCCAGTCGGCGACGGGCAAGGTCTTCCTCGCCTTCCAGAACGAGAGTTTCGTCTCCGACGTTCTCCAGCGCGAGCTGGTGCGCGACCGCACCGACGGCCCGATCGACATCGACGCCATCCGCCGGCAGGTGCGGCGCGACCTGATCGCCGGGGTCGACGGCACCACCGTGCCGGGGCTGCGCGCCTTCGCCGGGCCGGTCTTCAACCTGCAGGGCCAGCTGGTGATGGTTGTCTCGGTCATCGCCTCGCAGACCTTCAAGACCGACGAGGACCCGGCGGTGAGGGAGCGGCTGATCGCCGCCTGCCGCGAGATCACGCATCGACTGGGCGGGCGCTGGCCGGAGCCGGCGTGA
- a CDS encoding non-heme iron oxygenase ferredoxin subunit, with protein MTVTTPVTTTWFKTIPAAAVEQDGVARAQAGGQRVALYAVEGEYFATSDVCTHGQAFLSDGYLDGHLIECPLHQGLFDVRTGAAAGAPCTVPVRSFPVKIEDGVLYVQIEEA; from the coding sequence ATGACCGTGACGACACCCGTGACGACGACCTGGTTCAAGACCATCCCGGCCGCCGCCGTCGAGCAGGACGGCGTCGCCCGCGCCCAGGCCGGCGGCCAGCGCGTGGCGCTCTATGCCGTGGAGGGCGAGTATTTCGCCACCTCCGATGTCTGCACCCACGGGCAGGCCTTCCTGTCCGACGGCTATCTCGACGGGCACCTGATCGAATGCCCGCTGCACCAGGGCCTGTTCGACGTCCGCACCGGTGCGGCGGCCGGCGCGCCCTGCACCGTGCCGGTCCGCAGCTTTCCGGTGAAAATCGAGGATGGAGTCCTCTATGTCCAGATCGAGGAGGCGTGA
- a CDS encoding NAD(P)/FAD-dependent oxidoreductase — protein sequence MSAGMDAGVVIVGAGQAGGRVALLLAQRGFPGPVTLVGAETLPPYERPPLSKEMLADPQHPLPLLVPAEEYERLGIALRLGRRVTAIDRARRVVALDDGRSLPYGRLVLATGGRPRQLPFALERLQVLRTVEDVRAIAARAEKAAGVLVIGGGVIGLEVAATLRRRGLAVTVVEVGSRLLGRNFPEPVAAAIAERHAAEGVVVRTGVRVRTVSEDAGGLHATLSDGSTISADFAVAGIGITPDTALAQDCGLVTDDGVVVDAGMRSSDPDILAVGDMAAIPGPDGRPMRCETWQNANVTAERAVATILGEAIPPGEAGWFWTDQYDLNVQLTGDTMIGNTMIGGAGRVVEQRSAVPGGRLYLMLDGDDRLVGAAAINAGRDMSVCRRLVAAGVRLPATMIGAELFDARAARALLTPAPASARPVDA from the coding sequence ATGAGTGCAGGCATGGATGCGGGCGTGGTCATCGTCGGGGCGGGCCAGGCCGGCGGACGGGTGGCGCTGCTGCTGGCCCAGCGCGGCTTTCCCGGTCCGGTGACGCTGGTGGGCGCGGAAACGCTGCCTCCCTACGAGCGGCCGCCGCTGTCGAAGGAGATGCTGGCCGATCCACAGCATCCGCTGCCGCTGCTGGTCCCGGCGGAGGAGTATGAGCGGCTGGGGATCGCGCTGCGGCTGGGCCGCCGGGTCACCGCCATCGACCGCGCCCGCCGGGTGGTTGCGCTGGACGACGGCCGGAGCCTGCCTTACGGGCGGCTGGTGCTGGCCACCGGCGGACGGCCGCGACAGCTGCCCTTCGCGCTGGAGCGCCTGCAGGTGCTGCGCACGGTCGAGGATGTCCGCGCCATCGCGGCGCGGGCGGAAAAGGCGGCCGGCGTGCTGGTGATCGGCGGCGGCGTCATCGGGCTGGAGGTGGCGGCGACCCTGCGCCGGCGTGGGCTGGCGGTGACGGTGGTGGAGGTCGGGTCACGCCTGCTCGGCCGCAATTTCCCGGAACCGGTCGCCGCCGCCATCGCCGAACGCCACGCGGCGGAAGGGGTGGTGGTCCGCACCGGGGTGCGCGTGCGCACGGTGAGCGAGGATGCCGGCGGGCTGCACGCCACCCTGTCCGACGGCAGCACGATCAGCGCCGACTTCGCGGTCGCCGGCATCGGCATCACCCCCGACACGGCGCTGGCGCAGGACTGCGGACTGGTCACCGACGACGGGGTGGTGGTGGACGCCGGGATGCGCAGCTCCGACCCCGACATCCTGGCGGTCGGCGACATGGCGGCGATTCCGGGACCGGACGGACGGCCGATGCGCTGCGAGACCTGGCAGAACGCCAACGTCACCGCCGAGCGGGCCGTGGCCACCATCCTGGGCGAGGCGATCCCGCCGGGAGAGGCAGGCTGGTTCTGGACCGACCAGTACGATCTGAACGTGCAGCTGACCGGCGACACCATGATCGGCAACACGATGATTGGCGGGGCCGGCCGGGTGGTGGAGCAGCGCTCCGCGGTGCCCGGCGGGCGGCTCTACCTGATGCTGGACGGCGACGACCGGCTGGTCGGCGCGGCGGCGATCAATGCCGGCCGCGACATGAGCGTCTGCCGCCGTCTGGTCGCCGCCGGGGTCAGGCTGCCGGCCACGATGATCGGGGCCGAGCTGTTCGACGCGCGGGCGGCCCGCGCCCTGCTCACGCCGGCTCCGGCCAGCGCCCGCCCAGTCGATGCGTGA
- a CDS encoding aromatic ring-hydroxylating dioxygenase subunit alpha — protein sequence MSTASSPASRDSTQQDRPAPRRWATDGASQVPYWVYSDEETYRRELERIWYGPHWLYCALEAEIPKVGDFKTTTLGEKPVIVVRSAEDEISVVENRCAHRGVKFCQSRSGHAKDLLCPYHQWAYDLRGELIGVPFRRGVRRQGGMPADFDPSKHGLRRLRVEVVNGVVWATFSDDTPPFREYLGEKFWKHYTRVYDGRKLEVLGYNRQHIPGNWKLMMENIKDPYHAGLLHVFFVTFGLFRADQKSAVDIDETGRHGVLISRKGAQEVNDVTADMRNFQGDLKLADPRILDVVNEFPGDETVGMITIFPSVILQQQVNSLTTRQIVPAGAGGFDFHWTHWCYADDTPEMKLRRTRQANLFGPAGFVSADDGEVIEMCQQGFAASPDAEALVTMGGHDIAPTDHMVTETAIRGMYRYWREVMGL from the coding sequence ATGAGCACGGCCAGCAGTCCCGCCAGCCGGGACTCCACACAGCAGGACCGCCCGGCACCCCGGCGCTGGGCCACCGATGGAGCCTCGCAGGTTCCCTATTGGGTCTATTCGGACGAGGAGACCTACCGGCGCGAGTTGGAGCGGATCTGGTACGGCCCGCACTGGCTCTACTGCGCCCTTGAAGCCGAGATCCCGAAGGTCGGCGACTTCAAGACCACCACGCTGGGCGAAAAGCCGGTGATCGTGGTGCGCAGCGCCGAGGACGAGATCAGCGTGGTGGAAAACCGCTGCGCCCACCGCGGGGTGAAGTTCTGCCAAAGCCGGTCCGGCCACGCCAAGGACCTGCTCTGCCCCTATCACCAGTGGGCCTACGACCTGCGTGGCGAGCTGATCGGCGTTCCCTTCCGCCGCGGCGTGCGGCGCCAGGGCGGCATGCCGGCCGATTTCGATCCGTCGAAGCACGGCCTGCGCCGCCTGCGGGTCGAGGTGGTCAACGGCGTGGTGTGGGCCACCTTCTCCGACGACACGCCGCCCTTCCGCGAGTATCTCGGCGAAAAATTCTGGAAGCATTACACGCGCGTCTATGACGGCCGGAAGCTGGAGGTGCTCGGCTACAACCGGCAGCACATTCCCGGCAACTGGAAGCTGATGATGGAGAACATCAAGGACCCGTACCATGCGGGCCTGCTGCATGTGTTCTTCGTCACCTTCGGCCTGTTCCGCGCCGACCAGAAATCCGCCGTCGACATCGACGAGACCGGCCGCCACGGCGTGCTGATCAGCCGCAAGGGCGCGCAGGAGGTCAACGACGTCACCGCCGACATGCGCAATTTCCAGGGCGACCTGAAGCTGGCCGACCCGCGCATCCTCGACGTGGTGAACGAGTTCCCCGGCGACGAGACGGTGGGCATGATCACCATCTTCCCCAGCGTCATCCTGCAGCAGCAGGTCAATTCGTTGACCACCCGCCAGATCGTGCCGGCCGGGGCCGGCGGCTTCGATTTCCACTGGACCCACTGGTGCTATGCCGACGACACGCCGGAGATGAAGCTGCGCCGCACCCGGCAGGCCAACCTGTTCGGCCCGGCCGGCTTCGTGTCGGCCGACGACGGCGAGGTGATCGAGATGTGCCAGCAGGGCTTCGCCGCCTCTCCCGATGCCGAGGCGCTGGTGACGATGGGCGGGCACGACATCGCCCCGACCGACCACATGGTCACCGAAACCGCGATCCGCGGCATGTACCGCTACTGGCGCGAGGTGATGGGGCTATGA
- a CDS encoding fumarylacetoacetate hydrolase family protein: MTDYVFAPAAIPAAPVRGTDARFPINRIFCVGRNYEAHAREMGVEVDREAPFYFTKSPSTYVPSGATVAYPPATENYHYEMELVVAIGKPAFRIARDEALDVVYGYGCGLDMTRRDLQLAARAKQRPWDIGKDFEESAVLAEIVPVAQCGHPASGRLELRVNGETKQSTDLTLLIWSVPELIAHLSTLYHLQPGDLIYTGTPEGVGAVKPGDRIEGSIAGLGGIALTVGEPA, encoded by the coding sequence ATGACCGATTACGTCTTCGCCCCCGCCGCCATCCCCGCCGCACCGGTCCGCGGCACCGACGCCCGTTTCCCGATCAACCGCATCTTCTGCGTCGGCCGCAATTACGAGGCCCATGCGCGCGAAATGGGCGTGGAGGTCGACCGCGAGGCGCCCTTCTACTTCACCAAGTCCCCCAGCACCTATGTGCCGAGCGGCGCGACCGTCGCCTATCCGCCGGCGACCGAGAATTATCATTACGAGATGGAGCTGGTCGTCGCCATCGGGAAGCCGGCCTTCCGCATCGCGCGGGACGAGGCGCTGGACGTGGTCTATGGCTATGGCTGCGGCCTCGACATGACCCGGCGCGACCTGCAGCTCGCCGCCCGCGCCAAGCAGCGGCCCTGGGACATCGGCAAGGATTTCGAGGAATCGGCCGTCCTGGCAGAGATCGTCCCGGTGGCGCAGTGCGGCCATCCGGCCAGCGGCAGGCTGGAGCTGCGGGTCAATGGCGAGACGAAGCAGTCCACCGACCTGACCCTGCTGATCTGGTCGGTGCCGGAGCTGATCGCCCACCTGTCCACCCTCTACCACCTGCAGCCGGGCGACCTGATCTACACCGGCACGCCGGAGGGCGTCGGCGCCGTCAAGCCGGGCGACCGCATCGAGGGCAGCATCGCCGGGCTGGGCGGCATCGCCCTCACCGTCGGCGAGCCGGCCTGA
- the maiA gene encoding maleylacetoacetate isomerase, whose product MKIYDYFRSSAAYRLRIALNLKGLSAERHFIHLRRREQSAPDYLAVNPMGLVPALETGSRTLTQSLAIIEYLDETHPDPALLPRDPLDRAWVRSLALAVACDIHPVNNLRILNHLRDALGQDEAARNGWYAHWVAEGFRGLEAMLAGDDRVGAFCFGDAPTIADICLAPQVFNAERMNCPLDDYPTIRRIAAAARALPAFQAAEPGRQPDAE is encoded by the coding sequence ATGAAGATCTACGATTATTTCCGGTCCTCGGCGGCCTACCGGCTGCGGATCGCCCTCAACCTGAAGGGGTTGAGCGCCGAGCGGCACTTCATCCACCTGCGCCGCAGGGAGCAGAGCGCGCCGGACTATCTCGCCGTCAACCCGATGGGCCTCGTGCCGGCGCTGGAGACCGGCAGCCGGACGCTGACCCAGTCGCTCGCCATCATCGAGTATCTCGACGAGACCCACCCCGACCCGGCGCTGCTGCCGCGCGATCCGCTCGACCGCGCCTGGGTGCGCTCGCTGGCGCTCGCCGTCGCCTGCGACATCCATCCGGTCAACAACCTGCGCATCCTCAACCACCTGCGCGACGCGCTGGGCCAGGACGAGGCGGCCCGCAACGGCTGGTACGCCCATTGGGTGGCGGAGGGATTCCGCGGGCTGGAGGCGATGCTGGCCGGCGACGACCGCGTCGGCGCCTTCTGCTTCGGCGACGCGCCGACCATCGCCGACATCTGCCTCGCCCCGCAGGTCTTCAACGCCGAACGGATGAACTGCCCGCTCGACGACTATCCCACCATCCGCCGCATCGCCGCGGCGGCCCGAGCCCTGCCCGCCTTCCAGGCCGCCGAACCCGGCCGCCAGCCCGACGCCGAATGA
- a CDS encoding FAD-binding oxidoreductase: protein MDVIAELSGLVGADAVLTSKPDLEAATEDWRGRYRGPALCLVRPATAEQVAAVVRCCARHGIPLLPQGGNTSLCGGATPWESGPAPVILNLARMRAVRSIDPVNSTMVVEAGCVLATVQEAAAAAGRLYPVSLGAEGSCQIGGTIATNAGGTSVLRYGNTRDNVLGLEVVLADGTIWSGLYGLRKNNTGYDLKHLFIGSEGTLGIITAATLKLHPLPTRHAVAWVGMASPADALTLLTRVQQRCGARLSAFEMINRLQLDLVVEQVPGRRSPIETPADWHVLIELSDNSDGDALDTELQLILEDAFGDGLLTDAALAASDAQRHALWEVRHSVSEANKKAGVGLTTDCAVPLSAVPAFIDAATAAVQALAPDLPAIVVAHLGDGNVHFIPFFTFEEWSAIADREALAAAIRHAVNDEAARLNGTFSAEHGVGRVQLGEMARYKPAAELALMRAVKQALDPQNLFNPGRLLPPG, encoded by the coding sequence GTGGACGTGATCGCTGAGCTGTCGGGCCTGGTCGGCGCCGACGCCGTTCTGACATCCAAACCCGACCTGGAGGCCGCGACGGAAGACTGGCGCGGGCGCTACCGCGGGCCGGCCCTCTGCCTCGTCCGCCCGGCGACTGCCGAGCAGGTGGCCGCGGTGGTGCGCTGCTGCGCCCGGCACGGGATTCCGCTGCTGCCGCAAGGCGGCAACACCAGCCTGTGCGGCGGCGCCACCCCGTGGGAAAGCGGCCCGGCCCCTGTCATCCTCAATCTGGCGCGCATGCGCGCGGTGCGCAGCATCGACCCGGTCAACAGCACGATGGTGGTCGAGGCCGGCTGCGTGCTTGCCACCGTGCAGGAAGCGGCGGCGGCGGCGGGACGGCTCTATCCGGTCAGCCTGGGTGCCGAAGGCTCCTGCCAGATCGGCGGAACCATCGCGACCAACGCCGGCGGCACCTCGGTCCTGCGCTATGGCAACACGCGCGACAATGTGCTGGGGCTGGAGGTGGTGCTGGCCGACGGCACGATCTGGTCCGGCCTGTACGGCCTGCGCAAGAACAACACCGGCTACGACCTGAAGCATTTGTTCATCGGGTCGGAAGGCACGCTGGGCATCATCACCGCGGCGACGCTGAAGCTGCATCCGCTGCCGACGCGCCATGCCGTCGCCTGGGTCGGGATGGCGTCGCCGGCCGATGCGCTGACCCTGCTGACCCGCGTGCAGCAGCGTTGCGGTGCCCGGCTGTCGGCCTTCGAGATGATCAACCGCCTGCAGCTCGATCTGGTGGTGGAGCAGGTTCCGGGCCGCCGCAGCCCGATCGAGACGCCGGCCGACTGGCATGTGCTGATCGAGCTGTCGGACAACAGCGACGGCGACGCGCTGGACACGGAACTTCAGCTGATCCTGGAGGACGCCTTCGGCGACGGGCTGCTGACCGACGCGGCGCTCGCCGCCAGCGACGCCCAGCGCCACGCCCTGTGGGAGGTGCGCCACAGCGTGTCGGAGGCCAACAAGAAGGCCGGCGTCGGCCTGACCACCGATTGCGCGGTGCCGCTGTCGGCGGTGCCCGCCTTCATCGACGCCGCCACTGCCGCGGTGCAGGCACTGGCGCCGGATCTGCCGGCGATCGTCGTCGCCCATCTCGGCGACGGCAACGTCCACTTCATCCCCTTCTTCACCTTCGAGGAGTGGAGTGCCATTGCCGACCGCGAGGCGCTGGCCGCCGCCATCCGCCATGCGGTGAACGACGAGGCCGCCCGACTGAACGGCACCTTCAGCGCCGAACACGGGGTCGGCCGCGTCCAGCTGGGCGAAATGGCGCGCTACAAGCCCGCCGCCGAACTGGCGCTGATGCGCGCGGTGAAGCAGGCGCTCGACCCGCAGAACCTCTTCAACCCCGGCCGCCTGCTGCCGCCGGGCTGA
- a CDS encoding superoxide dismutase, whose protein sequence is MTAAFVLPDLPYAPDALGPAMSLETMNLHHGKHHAAYVAKLNELVPGSAFAGLPLEEVVRKSFADPQAQAIFNNAGQHWNHIHFWSWMKPGGGGAVPGTLERRLIDSFGSVEAFRNGFVKEGVAQFGSGWVWLTEEADGRLALMRTPNGENPLAHGRHALLGCDVWEHAYYVDYRNRRPDYLAAFLEQLVDWESVAARLGQASGATAAG, encoded by the coding sequence ATGACCGCTGCGTTCGTTCTGCCCGATCTGCCCTATGCTCCCGATGCGCTCGGACCGGCGATGTCGCTGGAAACCATGAATCTCCACCACGGCAAGCACCATGCCGCCTATGTCGCCAAGCTGAACGAGCTGGTTCCGGGATCGGCATTCGCCGGCTTGCCGCTGGAAGAGGTCGTGCGGAAGTCCTTCGCCGATCCGCAGGCCCAGGCGATTTTCAACAATGCCGGCCAGCATTGGAACCACATCCATTTCTGGTCCTGGATGAAGCCGGGCGGCGGCGGGGCGGTTCCCGGCACACTGGAACGCCGCCTGATCGACAGCTTCGGCTCGGTCGAGGCATTCCGGAACGGCTTCGTCAAGGAGGGGGTCGCCCAGTTCGGATCCGGTTGGGTCTGGCTGACCGAGGAAGCGGACGGGCGGCTGGCCCTGATGCGCACGCCGAACGGCGAGAACCCGCTGGCGCACGGCCGGCACGCTCTGCTGGGCTGCGACGTCTGGGAGCATGCCTATTACGTCGACTACCGCAACCGCCGTCCCGACTATCTCGCGGCCTTCCTGGAACAGCTGGTCGATTGGGAGTCCGTGGCCGCGCGGCTGGGTCAAGCGTCCGGCGCGACCGCTGCTGGTTGA
- a CDS encoding TerC family protein, translating into MTDLFTADALAALLQVIAIDLVLAGDNAIVVGMAAAAVPLAQRRKVIFWGIAAAIALRIFFALITTQLLAIIGLTLAGGVLLLWVCWKMFRELRSHGEDEVAPDEAMSMPESGGIGVAGTAGGAAVAAAGATTVGAAIWQIVVADVSMSLDNVLAVAGAAKEHPTILVIGLVLSVVLMGAAANMIAHALHKHRWIGWVGLVIITYVALDMIWRGSNEVLRQLA; encoded by the coding sequence ATGACCGATCTGTTCACGGCCGACGCCCTCGCGGCGTTGCTTCAGGTTATCGCCATCGATCTCGTGCTGGCCGGCGACAATGCCATCGTCGTCGGCATGGCCGCCGCCGCGGTGCCGCTGGCCCAGCGCCGCAAAGTCATCTTCTGGGGAATCGCCGCGGCCATCGCGTTGCGCATCTTCTTCGCCCTCATCACCACGCAGCTTCTCGCCATCATCGGCCTGACCCTGGCCGGCGGCGTGCTGCTGCTGTGGGTGTGCTGGAAGATGTTCCGCGAACTGCGCAGCCATGGTGAGGACGAGGTGGCGCCGGACGAAGCCATGAGCATGCCCGAATCCGGCGGCATCGGCGTCGCCGGTACGGCCGGCGGCGCGGCCGTCGCGGCGGCAGGCGCCACCACGGTCGGTGCGGCCATCTGGCAGATCGTGGTCGCCGACGTGTCGATGTCGCTGGACAATGTGCTGGCGGTGGCCGGCGCCGCCAAGGAGCACCCGACCATCCTGGTGATCGGGCTGGTGCTGTCGGTCGTGCTGATGGGTGCGGCGGCCAACATGATCGCCCATGCGCTGCACAAGCACCGCTGGATCGGCTGGGTCGGCCTCGTCATCATCACCTACGTCGCCCTCGACATGATCTGGCGCGGCAGCAACGAGGTTCTCCGCCAGTTGGCGTGA
- a CDS encoding helix-turn-helix transcriptional regulator, with product MSSRSLENHAWSPRTVTDKLLTVLKTQGPQTTADLGQALGTTAENMRQQLSRLAAEGLVEARSRPRGVGRPAQVWQLTAAGHARFPDSHADLAAQLIRSIAERLGQEALDSLIAARRADTEANYLAELKDVVQVRDRVARLAAIRSREGYMADWWEEADGSLLLVENHCPICAAASADQGFCRSELAVFQQVVGSDAPVRRVEHILADARRCAYRIGPVAVQVAVPGDAEDR from the coding sequence ATGTCAAGCCGCAGCTTGGAAAATCATGCGTGGTCGCCGAGGACCGTGACCGACAAGCTGTTGACGGTCTTGAAGACGCAAGGCCCGCAAACCACGGCGGATCTGGGGCAGGCGCTCGGCACGACGGCGGAGAACATGCGCCAACAGTTGAGCCGGCTCGCGGCCGAAGGGCTGGTCGAGGCCCGTTCCCGCCCGCGCGGGGTTGGGCGGCCGGCCCAGGTCTGGCAGTTGACGGCGGCCGGTCACGCCCGCTTTCCGGATTCCCATGCCGATCTGGCGGCACAGCTGATCCGGAGCATCGCCGAAAGGCTGGGGCAGGAGGCGCTCGACAGTCTGATCGCGGCGCGCCGGGCCGACACCGAGGCCAATTACCTGGCCGAGTTGAAGGATGTGGTGCAGGTGAGGGACCGCGTTGCCCGGCTCGCCGCCATCCGCAGCCGGGAAGGCTATATGGCCGACTGGTGGGAGGAGGCGGACGGCTCGCTCCTCCTCGTCGAGAACCATTGCCCGATCTGTGCCGCCGCCAGTGCCGACCAGGGCTTTTGCCGGTCCGAACTGGCTGTCTTCCAGCAGGTGGTCGGATCCGATGCCCCGGTGCGGCGGGTGGAGCATATCCTGGCCGACGCCCGGCGCTGCGCCTACCGGATCGGGCCGGTTGCGGTTCAGGTTGCGGTTCCGGGGGATGCGGAGGACCGCTGA
- a CDS encoding aromatic-ring-hydroxylating dioxygenase subunit beta has protein sequence MSTPTMDRPDDVAAAMAADAALRARVRDFYDAYYDALDDVRLEDWPDFFTEECLYRVIPRENHERGFMLCTMQAESRGMLQDRVTGLLKTQMYAPRYYRRFPGPLRVTVGADGIRTRHNLLMVQTLIDRQPSIVLCGVCHDRLVEDEGRLRLVERVVVFDSEMIANSLIYPA, from the coding sequence ATGAGCACGCCGACGATGGACCGCCCCGACGATGTGGCCGCGGCGATGGCTGCGGACGCGGCGCTGCGCGCCCGGGTCCGCGACTTCTACGACGCCTATTACGATGCGCTCGACGATGTGCGGCTGGAGGACTGGCCGGACTTCTTCACCGAAGAGTGCCTCTACCGCGTCATCCCGCGCGAGAACCACGAGCGCGGCTTCATGCTCTGCACCATGCAGGCGGAAAGCCGCGGCATGCTGCAGGACCGGGTGACCGGCCTGCTCAAGACCCAGATGTACGCTCCGCGCTATTACCGCCGCTTCCCCGGCCCCCTGCGGGTGACGGTGGGCGCCGACGGCATCCGCACCCGCCACAACCTGCTGATGGTCCAGACGCTGATCGACCGGCAGCCCAGCATCGTGCTGTGCGGCGTCTGCCACGACCGTCTGGTCGAGGATGAGGGGCGGCTGCGATTGGTGGAACGCGTGGTCGTCTTCGATTCCGAGATGATCGCCAACAGCCTGATCTATCCGGCCTGA